The genomic window CTGGACGAAGAGGCAATCCGTTCCAACACCGGCTTGGATGTTTCGCCTTCAATCAAGTCGGCCAGCAAGACTTCAAACGTTTCTCGCTGGGCCTCCTCGTGCACCAGGTCAAAGTAACGTTGAATTTCTGTTTCCAACGTTTGGGCAGCCAATCGAGCGGCAAATTGATTGCTTCCAAACGCTTCGGTGCGAAGCTCCTTCGTCGCCGTTCGTGTCGCCAAATCAATGCTGCGAGCGCCGAAGAAACAAGTCGCCATGATCAGCAACAAAGGCCCCACAATCCCCAGCAACATCAACGGCCGCCGCGAGCGGGCTTTATCGCGGTGATGCAGATCATCCAAAATCTGCTGAACATTGCTGTACCGAGATTCCGGATCAACGTCCAAGCATTGCTGCAAGACTTTTTTCAACGACCGGTCGATGTCCCGCCGCGAAAGCTGTTCCGCGGCAGGTGGTGCCAGCGCAATCGCCTCGCGATACCGAGCCAAGCGACCTGGCAACGATCCGGCGGTATCCAACTGAGACAACAAGGCCTGATCCCGGTGGGGAGCCGTCCCCGCCAACATCCGATACAAAATCGCTCCCGCCGCATACACATCCCATCGCGCGTCCGGTGACGATTGAAAGTCCGCTTGTTCGGGCGCCATGTAAAACAGCGTTCCCATGGCCGGTGTTTGGTCGTGCGACATCCGGCTTTGACCAAAGTCAGCCAAGCGAGGTTCGTTGTCAGCAGCCAACAAAATATTCGCAGGTTTGATATCGCAGTGCAGCACGCCCTTGCCGTGGCAGTGATTCAGCCCAATCAAGATTTTCCGAAACAGATCAACCGACTCCGCCACCGGCAATCGCCCTCGGCGGACCAACATGTCCTCCAGCGAACCACCTTCGATCAACTCCATCACGTAGTACGGCGGGTCCGCGTCCCAGCCAACTTCCAGGACCTGCACCACATGTCGGTCAGCAGACAACTGGACCAAGTTCTTGACTTCCCGCGACAACAGCGACCAATTCACACCGCCGCGGTGCAAGTAGAACTTGACCGCAACGCCGCGACCGGTGTTGATATCACGCCCAACCCAAACCTGTCCAAAGGCCCCCGATCCCAGAAAACGCTGCAGACGCACACCGGGCACTTCCGCCGGCGGCATCGTCGCGCCCATCGACAACCGACGCGCAGCCGCCTGGCCGCCGATCGTTTGCGACTCCGTCATCGACTCCCAACCAGCTTCGGAGCCGGGAGCGTTGTCCGAGTCATCCGACGGAGGCCCGGGAGTCGAGTCCCCGGGAGGTGGTGGCGTATTCACCCGTTGTTGACCTGAGAAGAAGAACGTTGAGTCGCGGTATCAATCAATTTGCTCAGCCCCTCGTGGAGCGGTGTGAGCTCGCGGCCAAGAATCCTTTTCATTTTGGTGATGTCTGGGCAGCGACGCGTCATGTCACCCTCGGGAAGCGGCGGCAAATGCACCACCTTGGACGAACTGCCCGTCATTTCGATCACCGTTTCCGCCAGTGACTTGATGGTCATTTCGATGTCGCTCCCGACATTGATTGTTTGGCACGCCCAAGTCGGGTCGTCCAACACGCGGGTGGTTGTGTCCAGGTTGTCATCCACAAAGCAAAACGTTCGCGTTTGCGTCCCGTCGCCATAAACCGGAATGTCTTCTCCAGCGAGCGCCGCGGCAATGAACTTCGGAACAACAAAGTCCGTGGTTTGCTTGGGCCCATACGTGTTGAAGAATCGAAACACATTGAACGGCAACCCGAACTCTTGGTGGTACGACCGGAAGTACGACTCGCCCAAGTTCTTGATGATCGCGTAGGGCAATCGCGAGTTCAACGGCGTCGTTTGCTCGTGCTGTGGCATCTCCACCGGTTCGCCATACACCTCGCTGCTGCTGGCGTAAAACACACGTCCCACCCCCGTGTTTTTGGACAGCGACAAAACGTTGCGGATTCCGTCGATGTCTTCCAACACCGCGACCGGATTGGCCAGCGTCCGTTGAACCCCCACGAGCGCCGCGTAGTGGAACACCGCATCAAAACGCGTGGCCGTCATGATCGGCGACAAATCCTCCAATCGGTTCACATCGGCTTTGATGAACCGAACATTCGTGGCCGACGCGGGAGGCAACTTGGATCGATCGCCCGTGACCAGGTTGTCGACCACGACGACTTCGTTGTTGGATGACTCGGCCAACCGGCAAGCCAAGGAGCCACCGACGTTGCCGGCACCACCGGTGATCAAGATTTTTCGTTGCGACTGCGTCATGGTGATCATCAAAGAGAAGAGAAACTCACCCGACAATCATAGCTTTTCGAAGTCTCGCCCGCGACGCGTGAAAAACGGGAGCCCCAAGGAGGCCCAGTCGCAATGACACATTGCATCCCCCGAGGAACACAACGCTTTGACAAATCCCGCCTGCCCAGAATCCTTCAGCAAGAATTCCCAGAGCCAAGTGCTACCCTCTGCGTCTCCCGCACCTCCGCGTCAAACTTCACTCGCAACGAAGCCAGGCCGCTCGACGAATCCACCCCCGCTCGCAGACAGTTGAGGACAACGGTTCTCCTCTGAATCAGTGTAGAACAATTGTCTCAATTGTTCCGTCCGGCCAGTCGCCAACTCCGAACCGTTCCCTCGTCCAAGGCTTCCCGCGATCGCGTCACGCTGCTCGACAGTTCCACGCCGGCACGCAAACAGTTGAGGACAACTGTTCTACTCTGGATCAGCCAAAGTCCAACTTGGAACCAAGACGACAAACTCCTCTGCGTCTCCGCGACTCACCGCCTCTGCGTCAAACGTCCCCCGCGATCGCATCAAGCCGCTCGACGATTCAACGCCAGCACGCAAACAGTTGGGGACAACTGTTCTACTCTGGCTCCGCCAAAATCCAGCTTGGAACCAAGACGACAAACTCCTCTGCGCCTCCGCGACTCACCGTCTCTGCGTCAAACGCCCCGCGATCGCGTCAAGCCGCTCGACGATCCCACGCCGGCACGCAAACAGTCGGGGACAACGGTTCGACTCTGGCTGACCCAACAAACGTCAAGCCAAGCGATGCAACCTGCGTGTCACCCATTCGAAGGTCAACACCGATGCGATCAACCACATCAACACCGCGTTGCGACGCAGCGTGAACGCGGAATCGGGGGTGCCGGCCAACAAGGTGACTTGCGATTGCGGCACGATGGCCTCGGACAACGTCGCTTTGACATCGCTCATTGACGTTGACTCATCCACCGGAACGTATTCCCCACGTGTCGCCGACGCTAAGTTCATCAATTCATCGTCGGCTCGTCGCGGTCGTTCCAGTTCGCTGGTCGGCAACCGCACCTGCACACTCTGGCGAAGCAGTTGTTCATCCAAAGCGTCGCCCACAGCCAACTGAATCTCGTAGCCACCACTTTTGGTCGCGACAAAGTTGCCGGTGTAGGTGCCACCGCGAGGCGAATCCGCCGCAGGAGTCAGCTTGAGGTCCTTGATCTTTCCGTCGGGAGCCAACAATTTCGCGGTCACCGATGGTTCCGTCAGCGGCTGAAATTGATCGTCCACCAACACGGCTCGAAGCGTGATGTTCTGCCCCACCATGGCTCGATCTGAGTCGACCAACAACACGCCGCGATTGCTGTCTCGCAGAAGCCGACCTTCGCTGACCCAACGAATCAGTTTGGTGTAGTAGCTGTCAAAGTATCGATCACCGGCCGCACGCAACCGCCACACTTCGCCACTGCCTTGGAAGAAGACTCGACCGGCACCATAAAACTGACTGGCCATGAAGATCGGCAAACTGCCGCTGACTTCCGTGGTCGGATCCGAGAAGTAGGCGTAGACCTTCGCACCAGGCTTTGCACTTTTGACTCCGACATAGTCGTAGAAGCCACCAAAGTCATTCCAGATTTCAAAGCTTTCTTCGGGCGAATCTGCCACCCACAAAAATTCCGCTTGCGAGGACTCTGGCGTGAACTTCAATGGCCATGCTTCGGAACCGCCTTGGCGACCACCACCCAGCAACGGGCCTCGGGTGGCCAAATTCACAGGGAAGAAGGCACCGATTTGGTTGGAACGCGGGTCCGATCGGTCCCCAGAAATCTTGGGATGAAAAACCGGCCCCGCCACCAAGACCAAACCGCCGGCCTGCTGCGTCATGAAGCGGTCCATCAATTCGAGCGACGCGGAATCAATTGCCGACCAATCCGGATCGAACATCACCACGGCGTCGTACTCGAACAACTCTTCTGCGGTTTCCGGGAATCGGGCCAGCAACTCATCCGCGTCTTGGCTCATGCCTTGAACGCCAGTTTGCAACCACACATCAAGTTGCACGGACTCGTCGCGGAACAACAGGTTGCGAACGAAGCGATATTCGCGGGTCGGACCACCCGCAATGGCCAACACTCGCAACTTGCGAGCAACCACTTCATAGCGAGCCGTTTGCATGTTGTCGTTTGCGTTGCGATCTTCCGCGGGAGCGACGACACGAACGGCCAGCCGCCGACGACCAACCGTTTGTGGTTCGATCTCAAAGCGAATGTCCGTGAGCGTCGCGTCGGGTTCCAGCTTGACTCGCTGGGTTTCCAACACCACGCCGCCAGGCAAACTGGTCACTGCATCCGCCGATCCAGGCTCGCTGACGGAGCTCCCTTCGCCGGTATCGAGTGCGTCCACCAATTCCACGTCGACTTCCAACGGAGCGGTCCCAGTGGCCTGCAACACGGACGCGACAACAAACTTGTCGCCAGGATACACACGACGTGGGACTTCCAAATCAACCACGCGAATGTTGGTGGGCGGCTGGCTGCTGCCCAAGCCGACCGGGTAGACAGCCACCTCGCCGCGACGAGCCAATGCCAACGCCGATGACAACGAAGCCCCGCCATTGTTCTGGCCGTCGGTGATCACAATCACTCCGGCCAAGGTGGTCGGGTCGTGATCCACGAGAACTGATCGCAAGGCGTCTCCAATCCGGCTCTGAGCCCCGCCCGCCACGATGACCTCGTCCCAATCGACGGCTTTCATCGTGGGTGATTCAGGATCGCCGTCCAACTGATCGCCAGCATCTTCCGAGCCAGCATCTTCCGAGCCAGCATCTTCCGAGCCAGCATCTTCCGAGCCAGCATCTTCCGAGCCAGCATCATCCGAGCCAGCATCATCCGACTCAGCATCATCCGACTCAGCATCTGCCTCAGCTTCTGATTCATCCGATCCGGATCGCTGTTCCCAACCAATCAGCTGGGCCAAGGAGCGATCGGTGTGCACTGTGTAAACGCCGCCGACGGAAACGATCCCCACGACCAACGTGATCGCCGCGACCAACAGCGACCACCCAATCGCAGAAGCCGAACCAGGAGTCTCCGCCCCCACGGCACTGGTTCTCCGCCGGGCACCCGATTTCGCGTTGCCGATCCCCAGCACTCCCATCGCGAAAGCGACCAGCGACGCGACCGCGAAGACGGCCAAGCAAAACCCGCCAAACAAAACAAAGGGACTGACCGGTTCCACCAACGCATCCTCAATCGCCGATTGCTCGTCGTTCGCGGTGATTTCTTGATCGAATTTCGTTTGCACCAAACGAGGCTCGGTCGCTTGGTCAAACACGTAAACGCTGGTTCGATGCTCTTCCGCAAACGATTCCACCAACTCCGAATCGGCCACCAACTCACGCGCCCGTTCGACGCGAGAGGGGGCTGCGATGGAATCGCCCGAAGGCAGCGACATGCTTTGGCTGGTATCGACCATCACAATGACTTCACTCGGGCGAGTCACCCGACGTTCCGTCCGCCGAACCAAGTCAAAGAACAAAAACACGAGCGCCGTGACCGCGACCAAGCGCAGCCCGATCAACGTCCATCGCACCGGACGCCGAAGCTCGCCGACATCGCGTTTGTAATAGTGAACACAAGCGGAATAGGCCACGGCCAACCCCAAGACCACGGCAGCCCAAACCCACCA from Rhodopirellula islandica includes these protein-coding regions:
- a CDS encoding serine/threonine-protein kinase, giving the protein MTESQTIGGQAAARRLSMGATMPPAEVPGVRLQRFLGSGAFGQVWVGRDINTGRGVAVKFYLHRGGVNWSLLSREVKNLVQLSADRHVVQVLEVGWDADPPYYVMELIEGGSLEDMLVRRGRLPVAESVDLFRKILIGLNHCHGKGVLHCDIKPANILLAADNEPRLADFGQSRMSHDQTPAMGTLFYMAPEQADFQSSPDARWDVYAAGAILYRMLAGTAPHRDQALLSQLDTAGSLPGRLARYREAIALAPPAAEQLSRRDIDRSLKKVLQQCLDVDPESRYSNVQQILDDLHHRDKARSRRPLMLLGIVGPLLLIMATCFFGARSIDLATRTATKELRTEAFGSNQFAARLAAQTLETEIQRYFDLVHEEAQRETFEVLLADLIEGETSKPVLERIASSSSPVEALVREDALAARDILLEHPAQLRLDEYLSERLAQYRQASEPGKPRQRLATMFVTDRAGTIMTIVYGKSVPREQNSVGRNFAYRTYYTGRKDDYPSTIPMESVQPLRHAHLSSAFQSTATKMWKVAISTPLWLEDGSVVVSGRRETPDRDPDAVFVATINLGDFQLLQRSGSGDNADAANPSQVAVLVEAREGDLRGTVLQHPLMDQLREKRQSFSDKSYQVDGATMDRLLEGGDVDYRDPMAKASVGNGFGGEWIAAMEPVTLPRPTHAAPPADATRERGRPLGIDGRPLPGSEGQTDLLVLVQYRLSEVLGPVSELRRSLLFEGAFAIASILGMTLFLWWVVRRVSTQDERRAAKEDESPAPQQERIETMTLG
- a CDS encoding NAD-dependent epimerase/dehydratase family protein, translated to MSGEFLFSLMITMTQSQRKILITGGAGNVGGSLACRLAESSNNEVVVVDNLVTGDRSKLPPASATNVRFIKADVNRLEDLSPIMTATRFDAVFHYAALVGVQRTLANPVAVLEDIDGIRNVLSLSKNTGVGRVFYASSSEVYGEPVEMPQHEQTTPLNSRLPYAIIKNLGESYFRSYHQEFGLPFNVFRFFNTYGPKQTTDFVVPKFIAAALAGEDIPVYGDGTQTRTFCFVDDNLDTTTRVLDDPTWACQTINVGSDIEMTIKSLAETVIEMTGSSSKVVHLPPLPEGDMTRRCPDITKMKRILGRELTPLHEGLSKLIDTATQRSSSQVNNG
- a CDS encoding membrane protein; the protein is MSPSEQVVYEFARASRLDGWWVWAAVVLGLAVAYSACVHYYKRDVGELRRPVRWTLIGLRLVAVTALVFLFFDLVRRTERRVTRPSEVIVMVDTSQSMSLPSGDSIAAPSRVERARELVADSELVESFAEEHRTSVYVFDQATEPRLVQTKFDQEITANDEQSAIEDALVEPVSPFVLFGGFCLAVFAVASLVAFAMGVLGIGNAKSGARRRTSAVGAETPGSASAIGWSLLVAAITLVVGIVSVGGVYTVHTDRSLAQLIGWEQRSGSDESEAEADAESDDAESDDAGSDDAGSEDAGSEDAGSEDAGSEDAGSEDAGDQLDGDPESPTMKAVDWDEVIVAGGAQSRIGDALRSVLVDHDPTTLAGVIVITDGQNNGGASLSSALALARRGEVAVYPVGLGSSQPPTNIRVVDLEVPRRVYPGDKFVVASVLQATGTAPLEVDVELVDALDTGEGSSVSEPGSADAVTSLPGGVVLETQRVKLEPDATLTDIRFEIEPQTVGRRRLAVRVVAPAEDRNANDNMQTARYEVVARKLRVLAIAGGPTREYRFVRNLLFRDESVQLDVWLQTGVQGMSQDADELLARFPETAEELFEYDAVVMFDPDWSAIDSASLELMDRFMTQQAGGLVLVAGPVFHPKISGDRSDPRSNQIGAFFPVNLATRGPLLGGGRQGGSEAWPLKFTPESSQAEFLWVADSPEESFEIWNDFGGFYDYVGVKSAKPGAKVYAYFSDPTTEVSGSLPIFMASQFYGAGRVFFQGSGEVWRLRAAGDRYFDSYYTKLIRWVSEGRLLRDSNRGVLLVDSDRAMVGQNITLRAVLVDDQFQPLTEPSVTAKLLAPDGKIKDLKLTPAADSPRGGTYTGNFVATKSGGYEIQLAVGDALDEQLLRQSVQVRLPTSELERPRRADDELMNLASATRGEYVPVDESTSMSDVKATLSEAIVPQSQVTLLAGTPDSAFTLRRNAVLMWLIASVLTFEWVTRRLHRLA